The following are encoded together in the Bradymonas sediminis genome:
- a CDS encoding Ig-like domain-containing alpha-2-macroglobulin family protein, with the protein MSIRWSAVWCMAVLLSAGCSNKTPADSKPVETAAPLEEFKVDENAPGGLSFTLREAKETPEEVTGARLVEGKALSAEETTELLGRLPALPDEKSKQTDFAFRERSMPAPRTGDTIQTAFPPEESLAPPAGATDGPMELHRFAPEGELPLAPKLSLTFSQPVVAVSGQADAAKTVPATIEPAVAGAWRWVGTRTALFEPAGERFPMATDYKVTVDPALKSATGNALKTTEDWGFDLPEVKVTQAYPSGRGVLLKPAIFLGFNQRVAPDELIKSVRLVAGDKTFAVHKLSDTQIKDNAIISRLVGQTPPGQWLAFEPVDALPAATQVTIEVMEGAPSAEGPKLTPAAQQYRFSTYDALYITQHGCTESHPCPPGQGWYLSTNNPLNTEAFSPDMVSVEPALPGMEVRADRHGIFVNGISKPRSTYKVTVDAALKDEHGQTLGKDTTLTLHVGKARPMLGAASGIMKVLDPALNGHFPVYSINHNEMRVRAYEVEPADWHLYLQFLRDQRRDEKTPAPGKLVFDEKLKIDSVEDVLTHTSIDLRELLSADGYGHLVLMIKPTETEDTPGRNSYRNREIITWVQSTDIALDAQVAGKELLGWASNLADGTPLNEVELSFLHDPKTTQNTGKDGLGALTLPKRSPDHPTTQSGNLLLAQSGNDRAFLPEYSTMWSYGNSNWVERSKYSRILWHVFDDRGMYQPGETVNVKGWVRLSTSSREASLMLSEAKTVDYEVSGPRNNKIASGKAKVDKSGGFNLSFELPDGVNLGYARIQLSTSNGKVYGSTTHGFQIQEFRRPEFEVVTSKSEGPHLINQTSKLSLDAHYYAGGGLGGAPVNWTISARESRYTPPGQSDYVFGRWQPWWVAMSHSYNPWGNQSGKVEHWEGHTDAGGEHHLEIQFDQARPPYPYTVSASGAVTDVNRQTWASSTEMLVHPSRAYVGVRSDKAFVGQGEVIEVEAIVSDIDGNLLSERPVEISASRIDWAYENGAWKEIERDTQTCQLTSDATPQTCEFRPERGGAWRISALTHDQNRRPNMTQMRIWVAGGEAPPNRDAEKLAVEIIPEQETYAAGDTARLLLQAPFTDAEALISVRQNGIVSRERVKFEGTSHTFEYAVSEADYPNVLVQIDLVGSMPRGKKSGAARDNNGPKMPAYATGSITLKVPPARRVLTVDVAPQVDALAPGGQTQINLKVSDADGKPVDAATIAVVAVDEAILALSGYTLKDPISSFYPHKPTLVDDYYLQDYLLLATLNDLKAIELGGDLSAEDLDDMEFEEAPAERLESRAEAAPMAPKMMKKSSAMSKNDAASGSARGLGGSAEAKPIALRSDFRPLALFSPMVRTAANGEASIRIKLPDNLTRYRLMAVAVAGDDQFGKGESTLTARLPLMVRRSPPRFLNFGDRIEMPVVVQNQTDKAMKVKIAARASNLRLGENPGRLIEVPANDRVEVRFKAVTEMAGEAVIQVATASGNWSDAATNELPVWSPATTEGFATYGTVDKDGAMMTQPISAPSDALSQFGGMEVTTSSTALQSLTDALIYLVDYPFGCSEQIASRVMGVAALRDVLQAFESEKLPKKDELIAAVDRDIKELQKLQRGDGGFYLWSSRDNYRYPFVEVHITHALHRAKSKGFAVPDRMLAQAIRHIKEIERYIPGSYTELARNAVKAYAYYVLDLLGEDVHADARKLAAKKPVDELSLESIGWLMTTLADDTRADKRVAELTRFLQNRVDETAAAAQFTSSYGGTDHVLMHSSRRTDAVLMDAWIATQPKSDLIAKIVRGLMSGRKRGHWLNTQENVFILLALDRYFQAYEKQTPDFVANIWLGDGFVGGHDFKGRSTDYKNASIPMKSVIEKTGKDAANLVIQKKGDGRLYYRIGMDYALKSLRVDAADYGFAVERQYEGVDNPEDVTQREDGTWEVKNGSRVRVRLTMVAPARRYHVALVDPLPAGLEPLNPALAVTEAVPEDTNAAKPASPYWWWYRPWYEHQNLRDERAEAFAPILGAGVFEYSYVTRARTPGEFVVPPTKAEEMYNPETFGRSGTARMVVR; encoded by the coding sequence ATGTCAATTCGCTGGAGCGCTGTGTGGTGCATGGCGGTGCTTTTATCGGCGGGTTGCAGCAATAAGACGCCGGCGGACTCAAAGCCGGTCGAGACCGCGGCGCCGCTCGAGGAGTTCAAGGTCGATGAGAACGCGCCCGGGGGGTTGTCGTTCACGCTGCGCGAGGCCAAGGAGACGCCCGAAGAGGTCACCGGCGCGCGCCTGGTGGAGGGCAAGGCGCTGTCGGCCGAGGAAACGACCGAGCTGCTCGGGCGCCTGCCGGCGCTTCCCGACGAGAAGTCGAAGCAAACCGACTTCGCGTTCCGCGAGCGCTCCATGCCCGCGCCGCGCACCGGCGACACGATTCAGACTGCCTTCCCGCCCGAGGAGTCGCTCGCACCACCGGCCGGCGCGACCGACGGCCCGATGGAATTGCATCGCTTTGCGCCCGAGGGCGAATTGCCGCTCGCGCCGAAGTTGAGCCTGACCTTCTCACAGCCGGTCGTGGCGGTGAGCGGTCAGGCCGACGCAGCCAAGACCGTGCCGGCTACCATCGAGCCCGCCGTGGCGGGCGCGTGGCGTTGGGTCGGCACCCGCACGGCCCTCTTTGAGCCCGCCGGCGAGCGCTTCCCGATGGCGACCGACTATAAGGTGACGGTCGATCCCGCGCTTAAGTCCGCGACGGGCAACGCGCTGAAAACCACCGAGGACTGGGGCTTTGATCTCCCGGAAGTCAAGGTAACTCAAGCCTACCCAAGCGGCCGAGGCGTTCTCCTTAAGCCCGCGATTTTTCTGGGGTTTAACCAGCGCGTAGCGCCCGACGAGCTCATCAAATCAGTGCGCCTGGTCGCCGGCGATAAGACCTTTGCGGTCCATAAACTCAGCGACACGCAGATCAAAGACAACGCGATTATATCGCGTCTGGTCGGGCAGACACCGCCGGGGCAATGGCTCGCATTCGAGCCGGTCGACGCGCTGCCGGCCGCCACGCAAGTCACCATCGAAGTGATGGAAGGCGCGCCGTCGGCCGAAGGCCCCAAGCTCACACCTGCCGCCCAACAATATCGATTCTCAACCTATGACGCGCTCTATATTACGCAGCACGGCTGCACCGAATCGCACCCATGCCCGCCCGGCCAGGGTTGGTATCTCAGCACCAATAACCCGCTCAATACCGAGGCATTCTCGCCCGATATGGTCAGCGTCGAGCCGGCGCTGCCGGGCATGGAGGTTCGCGCGGACCGCCACGGCATCTTCGTCAACGGCATCAGCAAGCCGCGCAGCACCTACAAAGTCACGGTCGACGCAGCGCTCAAGGACGAGCACGGACAGACCCTGGGCAAAGACACCACGTTGACGCTGCATGTCGGCAAGGCGCGGCCCATGCTGGGCGCGGCCTCCGGGATCATGAAGGTGCTTGACCCCGCGCTTAACGGGCATTTCCCGGTCTATAGCATCAATCACAATGAGATGCGCGTGCGCGCCTATGAGGTTGAGCCGGCCGACTGGCATCTCTACCTGCAGTTTTTGCGCGACCAGCGCCGAGACGAGAAGACCCCGGCGCCGGGCAAGCTGGTCTTCGACGAGAAGTTGAAGATCGACTCCGTCGAGGACGTCCTGACGCATACCTCCATCGACCTTCGCGAGCTGCTCAGCGCAGATGGTTACGGCCATTTGGTCTTGATGATCAAGCCAACCGAGACCGAGGATACGCCGGGCCGCAACTCCTATCGAAACCGTGAAATCATCACGTGGGTCCAGAGCACCGATATCGCGTTGGATGCCCAGGTTGCCGGAAAAGAACTTCTCGGCTGGGCCTCGAACCTGGCCGATGGGACGCCGCTTAACGAGGTTGAACTCTCGTTTCTCCACGATCCGAAGACCACCCAAAATACCGGCAAAGATGGCCTTGGAGCGTTGACGCTCCCGAAGCGCTCGCCGGACCATCCCACAACACAATCGGGCAACCTGCTGCTCGCCCAAAGTGGCAACGACCGGGCGTTTTTGCCCGAATATTCCACGATGTGGAGCTATGGGAATAGCAATTGGGTCGAGCGAAGCAAATACTCGCGAATTCTGTGGCACGTCTTTGATGACCGTGGCATGTACCAGCCCGGCGAGACGGTCAACGTGAAGGGTTGGGTGCGCCTCTCCACTTCATCGCGCGAAGCGTCGCTCATGTTGAGCGAGGCAAAAACCGTCGACTACGAGGTCAGCGGCCCGCGCAATAACAAGATTGCCTCCGGCAAGGCCAAGGTCGACAAGAGCGGCGGGTTTAACCTGAGCTTTGAGCTCCCCGACGGCGTGAACCTTGGGTACGCCCGAATCCAGCTCAGCACGAGTAACGGCAAAGTCTACGGCTCAACCACCCACGGCTTCCAGATCCAGGAGTTTCGCCGCCCCGAATTCGAGGTCGTCACCTCCAAATCCGAGGGGCCGCACCTGATCAATCAGACAAGCAAGCTGAGCCTCGACGCCCATTATTATGCCGGCGGCGGACTCGGCGGCGCCCCGGTGAACTGGACCATCAGCGCCAGAGAAAGTCGCTATACCCCGCCCGGCCAGAGCGATTATGTCTTCGGGCGCTGGCAGCCCTGGTGGGTCGCCATGTCGCATTCCTATAACCCGTGGGGTAATCAATCCGGCAAAGTCGAGCATTGGGAGGGGCATACCGACGCCGGCGGCGAGCATCATCTCGAGATTCAATTCGACCAGGCCCGCCCGCCCTACCCCTATACGGTTTCGGCAAGCGGCGCGGTCACCGACGTCAACCGCCAGACCTGGGCGAGCTCGACCGAGATGCTCGTGCATCCCTCGCGAGCCTATGTGGGCGTTCGCAGCGACAAAGCCTTTGTCGGCCAGGGAGAGGTCATCGAGGTTGAGGCCATCGTCAGCGATATCGACGGCAATCTGCTGAGCGAGCGCCCCGTCGAGATCAGCGCTTCGCGCATCGACTGGGCCTATGAGAACGGCGCCTGGAAGGAGATCGAGCGCGACACCCAAACCTGCCAGTTGACCTCGGACGCGACCCCGCAGACCTGTGAGTTTAGACCCGAGCGCGGCGGCGCGTGGCGCATCAGCGCGCTGACCCACGACCAAAACCGTCGGCCTAATATGACCCAGATGCGCATCTGGGTCGCTGGCGGCGAAGCGCCGCCGAATCGCGACGCCGAAAAACTCGCCGTTGAGATCATCCCCGAGCAAGAAACCTACGCCGCCGGCGACACCGCGCGCCTCTTGCTTCAGGCGCCATTTACCGACGCCGAAGCGCTTATCAGCGTGCGCCAAAACGGCATCGTGTCGCGCGAGCGCGTTAAATTCGAGGGGACGAGTCATACCTTCGAATATGCCGTCAGCGAGGCGGATTACCCCAACGTCCTGGTCCAAATTGATCTGGTTGGCAGCATGCCGCGCGGCAAAAAATCCGGCGCCGCCAGGGATAATAATGGGCCCAAGATGCCCGCCTATGCGACGGGTTCGATTACCCTCAAAGTCCCGCCGGCCCGACGCGTCCTCACCGTCGACGTCGCCCCGCAGGTCGACGCGCTTGCGCCGGGCGGACAGACCCAGATTAACCTCAAGGTCAGCGACGCCGACGGCAAGCCCGTGGACGCCGCCACCATCGCGGTCGTCGCGGTCGATGAGGCAATCCTCGCGCTCAGCGGTTATACCCTCAAAGACCCGATCAGCTCGTTTTACCCGCATAAACCCACCCTCGTCGATGATTATTATCTGCAGGACTACCTCTTGCTCGCCACGCTCAACGACCTGAAGGCGATTGAGCTCGGCGGGGATCTGAGCGCCGAAGATCTCGATGATATGGAGTTTGAAGAGGCGCCCGCCGAGCGGCTTGAGTCGCGCGCAGAAGCCGCCCCCATGGCGCCCAAGATGATGAAAAAGTCGTCTGCGATGAGCAAGAATGACGCTGCATCCGGGAGCGCGCGCGGTTTAGGCGGGTCGGCAGAGGCCAAGCCCATCGCTCTTCGCTCGGATTTCCGCCCCCTCGCCCTCTTCTCGCCGATGGTTCGCACCGCGGCCAATGGCGAAGCCAGCATCCGCATTAAGCTGCCGGATAATCTGACGCGCTACCGCCTGATGGCGGTCGCGGTGGCAGGCGATGATCAATTCGGCAAGGGCGAGTCGACGCTGACCGCCCGACTCCCGCTGATGGTGAGGCGTTCGCCGCCGCGCTTCCTAAACTTCGGCGACCGCATCGAGATGCCGGTGGTCGTGCAGAATCAGACCGATAAGGCGATGAAGGTGAAGATCGCTGCGCGTGCGTCGAATCTTCGCCTCGGCGAGAACCCGGGGCGCCTCATCGAAGTCCCGGCCAATGACCGCGTCGAGGTTCGCTTTAAGGCAGTCACCGAGATGGCCGGCGAGGCGGTGATTCAGGTCGCTACGGCATCGGGCAATTGGTCGGATGCCGCGACAAACGAGCTGCCGGTGTGGTCGCCGGCGACCACCGAGGGCTTCGCCACCTACGGCACCGTCGACAAAGACGGCGCAATGATGACCCAGCCGATCTCCGCGCCCTCAGACGCGCTGAGCCAATTTGGCGGCATGGAGGTCACGACCTCATCGACCGCCTTGCAGTCGCTGACCGACGCGCTGATCTACCTGGTCGACTACCCCTTTGGCTGCTCCGAGCAGATCGCATCGCGGGTGATGGGCGTCGCGGCGCTTCGCGACGTCTTGCAGGCGTTTGAGTCCGAGAAGCTCCCTAAAAAGGACGAGCTGATTGCGGCGGTCGACCGCGACATTAAGGAGCTTCAAAAACTCCAGCGCGGCGACGGCGGCTTCTACCTGTGGTCCTCGCGCGACAACTATCGCTACCCCTTCGTCGAGGTGCATATCACCCACGCGCTGCATCGCGCGAAGAGCAAAGGCTTCGCGGTGCCCGACCGCATGTTGGCCCAGGCGATTCGCCACATCAAAGAGATCGAGCGCTATATCCCCGGCAGCTACACTGAGCTGGCCCGAAACGCCGTCAAAGCCTACGCCTATTATGTGCTGGACCTGCTGGGCGAAGATGTCCACGCCGACGCGCGTAAATTGGCGGCGAAGAAGCCGGTCGACGAGCTCTCGCTGGAGTCCATCGGCTGGCTGATGACCACCCTCGCCGACGACACGCGCGCCGACAAGCGCGTCGCGGAGTTAACGCGCTTCCTGCAGAATCGGGTCGACGAGACCGCCGCTGCCGCCCAATTCACGTCCTCCTATGGCGGCACCGATCACGTGCTGATGCACTCGAGCCGGCGCACCGACGCGGTGCTCATGGACGCCTGGATCGCCACTCAGCCCAAGAGCGACCTCATCGCGAAGATCGTGCGCGGGCTAATGAGCGGGCGCAAACGCGGCCACTGGCTCAACACCCAGGAGAACGTCTTCATCCTGCTGGCGCTGGACCGCTACTTCCAGGCCTACGAGAAGCAAACGCCCGACTTTGTCGCAAATATCTGGCTGGGCGACGGCTTCGTGGGCGGGCACGACTTCAAGGGACGTAGCACCGACTATAAAAACGCGAGCATCCCGATGAAGTCGGTGATCGAGAAGACCGGCAAAGACGCCGCGAACCTCGTCATCCAAAAGAAAGGCGACGGCCGCCTCTACTACCGCATTGGCATGGACTACGCGCTAAAATCCCTGCGCGTCGACGCGGCGGATTATGGCTTCGCCGTGGAGCGCCAATACGAGGGCGTCGACAACCCCGAAGACGTCACCCAGCGCGAAGACGGCACCTGGGAGGTCAAAAACGGCAGCCGGGTGCGCGTGCGCCTGACCATGGTCGCCCCGGCGCGCCGCTACCACGTCGCGCTGGTCGACCCGCTGCCGGCCGGGCTCGAGCCGCTCAACCCCGCGTTGGCGGTCACCGAGGCCGTGCCCGAGGACACCAACGCGGCCAAACCCGCCAGCCCCTATTGGTGGTGGTATCGCCCCTGGTACGAGCACCAGAACCTGCGCGACGAGCGAGCCGAGGCGTTCGCGCCGATCTTGGGTGCGGGCGTGTTTGAGTATAGCTATGTGACGCGGGCGAGAACGCCCGGTGAGTTCGTCGTGCCGCCGACCAAGGCCGAGGAGATGTATAACCCGGAGACGTTTGGGCGAAGTGGGACGGCGAGGATGGTCGTGAGATAA
- a CDS encoding AgmX/PglI C-terminal domain-containing protein has protein sequence MKQLLDSVSVASLGRLSRNAVVGGAAAVLLIGCAAAPDDVAKDSELSRTAQLKPRSETVGHIHEANQASLRDCFEAGQGEGASEELTRVEVEVQLPSSGTPSKVRVVNRDVVSPEVGTCLEEMIGGLQYGKSDHGATYYQTFIFDAKSDAVAFEEPISAYQRWGLTREEVRDVFIAHEDEIDQCYELATEKPTGRVVLNISIRVAGPPERVGIKSSTLESPQAESCLVESVMTMEFPAPRGKGITIREVPLHFNPQEGWRKPKPKRVKHSH, from the coding sequence ATGAAGCAGCTTTTGGACTCGGTTTCGGTGGCTTCTTTGGGTCGATTGTCGCGTAACGCCGTGGTTGGCGGCGCTGCGGCCGTTCTTTTGATCGGTTGCGCCGCGGCGCCCGACGACGTGGCGAAAGACTCAGAGCTTAGCCGCACGGCGCAGCTCAAGCCGCGCTCCGAGACCGTCGGGCATATCCATGAGGCCAATCAGGCGTCGCTTCGCGATTGTTTTGAGGCCGGGCAGGGCGAGGGCGCGAGTGAGGAGTTGACGCGCGTCGAGGTCGAGGTGCAATTGCCATCTTCGGGGACTCCCTCGAAGGTGCGCGTCGTCAATCGCGACGTGGTCAGCCCGGAGGTTGGCACCTGCCTCGAAGAAATGATCGGAGGCCTCCAATACGGAAAGTCCGACCACGGCGCGACCTATTATCAGACCTTTATTTTCGACGCCAAATCCGACGCCGTCGCCTTCGAGGAGCCCATCAGCGCCTATCAGCGATGGGGTTTGACGCGCGAAGAAGTGCGCGATGTCTTCATCGCCCACGAAGACGAGATCGACCAATGCTACGAATTGGCGACCGAAAAGCCCACCGGGCGCGTCGTGCTAAATATATCGATTCGCGTGGCCGGGCCGCCGGAGCGCGTGGGCATTAAATCCTCGACGCTCGAGAGCCCCCAGGCCGAGAGTTGCCTGGTCGAATCGGTTATGACCATGGAGTTCCCCGCCCCGCGCGGAAAAGGCATCACCATCCGCGAAGTGCCGCTCCATTTTAACCCGCAGGAGGGTTGGAGAAAGCCCAAGCCTAAGCGCGTGAAGCACTCGCATTAG
- a CDS encoding acyl-CoA thioesterase, translating to MSDVFQKEYHPESLQEKLKTYSADPMIRVVMMPKDTNALGSIFGGVILSQLDLAAGEEARKTAGRNVVTKYINGVDFIAPVKMGDWVSFFTRTEKVGNTSVVVRVLVVAHRGARRARLFEVTEAELVFVAVDDAGKPAPILRAT from the coding sequence ATGAGCGACGTTTTTCAGAAGGAATATCACCCCGAATCGCTGCAGGAGAAGTTGAAGACCTATAGCGCGGACCCGATGATTCGGGTGGTGATGATGCCCAAGGATACCAACGCGCTGGGCTCGATTTTCGGCGGCGTTATCCTCAGCCAGCTCGACCTCGCCGCGGGCGAAGAGGCGCGAAAGACCGCGGGGCGAAACGTGGTCACCAAATATATCAACGGGGTGGACTTTATCGCGCCGGTCAAGATGGGCGATTGGGTGAGCTTCTTTACGCGCACCGAGAAGGTCGGCAACACCAGCGTGGTGGTGCGTGTGCTGGTCGTGGCGCATCGCGGCGCGCGGCGCGCCCGGCTCTTCGAGGTCACCGAGGCCGAGCTGGTCTTCGTGGCGGTCGATGACGCCGGCAAACCCGCGCCGATTCTTCGGGCGACCTGA
- a CDS encoding transglycosylase SLT domain-containing protein has protein sequence MRGGPRSCFIRIALSIIASGVFFVAPTVGGAADPGSAAESTSSDEAMNHPTQTQAALYREARALLDADPARAYQIAISLDADSDALRRVPERRLDLIAQAAERAGMVSEAVEALTALAGASKLPMDRLYAEVERGELLFLQGRLDACEDAIRVAGRAASKIDKDTAQSRYFIGRLWRLRHDRAQVLAGRAKDAAEANTHRSEARKAARVLLLDFPAEESARREGLSLSEDDLDDAELFTRARTLYAHWSYHESRRIFSDLLKNPAYEGRSKWYLGHLALNKLRDNPGRAEALFSDLAENGPYREESLYQVARAQMNQERYADALATLETYRERYPRGAHTESVYYYRGWLPYDHRENEAAVEGFRNYLARYGKRVGRASYVYGFLAWTYMRMGQWQNAVETYAEMKSFGNMLVWGKALYWQAYALHELQKDDDAIAVLETLRATYPVTYYGMLGEQLRARIVGEDERASKVWWPEDGAVVGAPKHAKTIADFELRGLSKTTAEAWSTVQDLVALDELSRARDVLSPIRDRLTRSVKPAERDAWTHALGKYIEDFHPMWVAATGGSIAANPRPPKPGTLRAEMAYPRAYESVVRDVSAEFDLPPELMWSIMRQESRYRPAQISYTDAVGALQMIPKTARKVARDLDITYNPRTFPKPSVGFRYSGYYLHKLLETFDGLIVPTAASYNSGPQIVAHWFRQNPDASFAWLIEEFAYNEGRNYARKVAEHMLRYLYLYESDPQRRGQILDQLFPTSRAIQLPDDVGY, from the coding sequence ATGCGGGGTGGGCCCCGAAGTTGCTTCATACGGATCGCGCTGAGCATCATCGCGAGCGGGGTATTCTTCGTGGCGCCCACCGTTGGCGGGGCCGCCGACCCCGGGTCGGCTGCCGAATCCACGTCTTCGGACGAGGCGATGAACCATCCCACCCAAACTCAGGCCGCGCTTTATCGCGAGGCCCGCGCGCTCCTCGACGCCGACCCGGCGCGCGCCTATCAGATCGCCATCAGCTTGGACGCCGATTCCGACGCGCTTCGCCGCGTGCCGGAGCGCCGCCTCGATCTCATCGCCCAGGCCGCCGAGCGCGCGGGGATGGTCAGCGAGGCCGTCGAGGCACTCACCGCATTGGCGGGCGCGTCCAAGCTCCCGATGGACCGCCTCTACGCCGAGGTGGAGCGCGGCGAGTTACTCTTTTTGCAGGGGCGCCTCGACGCTTGCGAAGACGCGATCCGCGTCGCCGGCAGAGCCGCCTCTAAAATCGACAAAGATACCGCTCAATCGCGCTATTTTATCGGGCGCCTCTGGCGTCTTCGCCACGACCGCGCGCAGGTGCTCGCCGGCCGGGCGAAAGACGCCGCCGAGGCGAATACGCATCGCAGTGAGGCGCGCAAAGCCGCGCGCGTTCTATTGCTCGACTTTCCGGCAGAGGAATCCGCCCGGCGAGAGGGCTTGAGCTTGAGCGAAGATGACCTCGACGACGCCGAGTTATTCACGCGCGCGCGCACCTTATACGCTCATTGGTCCTACCATGAGTCGCGGCGTATCTTCTCGGATTTGCTCAAGAATCCCGCCTATGAAGGGCGATCGAAATGGTATCTTGGGCACCTCGCCCTCAATAAACTTCGCGACAACCCCGGGCGGGCTGAGGCGCTGTTTTCGGATCTCGCCGAGAACGGGCCGTACCGTGAAGAGTCTCTCTATCAGGTCGCCCGCGCACAGATGAATCAGGAGCGCTACGCCGACGCTCTCGCCACGCTCGAGACCTACCGCGAGCGCTACCCGCGCGGCGCGCACACCGAGTCGGTCTATTATTATCGCGGCTGGCTCCCCTACGACCACCGCGAGAACGAAGCGGCGGTCGAGGGCTTTAGGAATTACCTGGCGCGCTACGGAAAACGCGTCGGCCGCGCGTCCTATGTCTACGGCTTTTTGGCCTGGACCTATATGCGCATGGGGCAGTGGCAAAACGCGGTCGAGACCTACGCCGAGATGAAGTCCTTCGGCAATATGTTAGTGTGGGGCAAGGCGCTGTATTGGCAGGCCTACGCCTTGCACGAGCTTCAAAAAGACGACGACGCCATCGCCGTTCTGGAAACCCTGCGCGCGACCTATCCGGTGACCTATTATGGGATGCTCGGCGAGCAACTCAGGGCGCGGATAGTGGGCGAGGATGAGCGGGCATCAAAGGTCTGGTGGCCCGAAGACGGGGCCGTGGTCGGCGCGCCGAAGCACGCGAAGACCATCGCGGATTTCGAACTTCGCGGGCTCTCCAAAACGACCGCCGAGGCCTGGTCGACGGTGCAGGACCTGGTGGCGCTGGACGAATTATCCCGGGCGCGCGATGTGCTTTCACCCATCCGCGACCGGCTTACCCGCAGCGTGAAGCCTGCCGAGCGCGACGCCTGGACCCACGCGCTGGGCAAATATATCGAGGATTTTCACCCGATGTGGGTCGCCGCGACCGGCGGGAGCATCGCGGCCAACCCCCGCCCGCCCAAACCCGGTACTTTGCGCGCCGAGATGGCCTATCCGCGCGCCTATGAGTCGGTGGTCCGCGACGTGAGCGCCGAGTTCGACCTGCCGCCCGAGCTGATGTGGTCCATCATGCGCCAGGAGAGCCGCTATCGGCCCGCCCAGATCTCTTATACCGACGCGGTCGGCGCCCTGCAGATGATCCCGAAGACCGCGCGAAAGGTCGCGCGCGACCTCGACATCACCTATAACCCGCGCACCTTTCCTAAGCCCTCGGTCGGCTTTCGCTATAGCGGCTATTATCTGCATAAGCTCCTCGAAACCTTCGACGGGCTGATCGTTCCGACGGCTGCCTCCTATAATTCGGGGCCGCAGATCGTCGCGCATTGGTTTCGCCAGAACCCGGACGCCTCCTTTGCCTGGCTGATCGAGGAATTTGCCTATAACGAGGGGCGAAATTACGCGCGCAAGGTCGCCGAGCATATGCTGCGCTATCTCTATCTCTACGAGTCGGACCCGCAGCGGCGCGGCCAAATCCTGGACCAATTATTCCCCACCTCGCGGGCAATTCAATTGCCCGACGATGTCGGTTATTAA
- a CDS encoding glutamate--cysteine ligase encodes MFRRDNFEMASYDGDGGIGQILARLRDDKGWEPAYDNGDIVALEQRDPDGKVRAITLEPGGQFELSGAVYNTVYETADELDSHFELMREMTAPDGDNPGMEMVCWGANPFFDRPEIPWMPKSRYKIMREYMPKQGDLAHSMMKQTCTVQANFDYATESDASEIIRTSLLISPIASAIFANSPFIAGEDTGMQTFRGHIWTRTDPARCGWPEFMYRDDWGYADYLEYILDVPMFFIARDGKYINKAGDSFRDFMKNGHGEYNATMGDFELHLSTAFPEIRLKRFVEIRGADAGPRDHMVAMPALWKGILYHEPARKRAADLLGKVDPTSHAQLFHDAYKRGLKAESAQGTVRELAGELLSISADGLDAIADAQGHPSERLLLAPLEEIVNTGKSLADQLRDDWESLDGDRQKLVEKWAF; translated from the coding sequence ATGTTCCGTCGCGATAATTTCGAGATGGCAAGCTATGACGGCGACGGCGGGATTGGCCAGATTCTAGCGCGTCTTCGCGACGATAAAGGCTGGGAGCCCGCCTACGATAACGGCGATATCGTCGCGCTTGAGCAGCGCGACCCGGACGGCAAGGTCCGCGCGATTACGCTGGAGCCCGGTGGGCAATTCGAGCTGTCGGGCGCCGTTTATAACACGGTCTACGAGACCGCCGACGAGCTGGACTCTCATTTCGAGTTAATGCGCGAGATGACCGCGCCCGACGGCGATAATCCGGGTATGGAGATGGTCTGTTGGGGCGCAAACCCCTTCTTTGACCGGCCCGAAATCCCCTGGATGCCGAAGTCGCGCTATAAAATCATGCGCGAATATATGCCCAAGCAGGGCGACCTGGCGCACTCGATGATGAAGCAGACCTGCACCGTGCAGGCGAACTTCGACTACGCCACCGAGTCCGACGCCTCCGAGATTATCCGCACCTCGCTTTTAATCTCGCCAATCGCGTCCGCCATCTTCGCTAATAGTCCGTTCATCGCCGGCGAAGACACCGGCATGCAGACTTTCCGCGGCCATATCTGGACGCGCACCGACCCGGCGCGCTGCGGCTGGCCTGAGTTTATGTACCGCGACGATTGGGGCTACGCCGACTATCTCGAGTATATCCTCGACGTGCCGATGTTCTTCATCGCGCGCGACGGAAAATATATTAATAAGGCCGGCGACTCCTTCCGGGATTTCATGAAGAATGGTCACGGCGAATATAACGCGACCATGGGCGACTTCGAATTGCACCTGTCGACCGCGTTCCCCGAGATTCGGCTGAAACGCTTCGTCGAGATTCGCGGCGCCGACGCCGGTCCGCGCGACCATATGGTCGCCATGCCGGCGCTTTGGAAGGGCATCCTCTACCACGAGCCGGCGCGCAAACGCGCCGCCGACCTGCTGGGGAAGGTCGACCCGACCAGCCACGCTCAGCTCTTCCACGACGCGTACAAGCGCGGCCTCAAAGCCGAGAGCGCGCAGGGCACCGTGCGCGAGCTCGCCGGCGAGCTGCTCTCGATTTCGGCCGACGGCCTGGACGCCATCGCCGACGCCCAGGGGCATCCCTCCGAGCGCCTGCTGCTGGCGCCGCTTGAAGAGATCGTCAACACCGGCAAATCCCTGGCCGACCAGCTCCGCGATGACTGGGAGAGCCTGGACGGTGACCGCCAGAAATTGGTGGAGAAGTGGGCATTCTAA